Proteins co-encoded in one Eremothecium sinecaudum strain ATCC 58844 chromosome VI, complete sequence genomic window:
- the BGL2 gene encoding glucan 1,3-beta-glucosidase (Syntenic homolog of Ashbya gossypii AGL343C; Syntenic homolog of Saccharomyces cerevisiae YGR282C (BGL2)) — MRFTIAASAALLAASSVNALGELAFNLGVKIHDGTCKYTQDYLEDLDVLKPYTDTIKFYASSDCNTLQWLGPALEQKNFKAFVGVWPHDDAHLELEKAALRTYLPRMKVSTVRAFLVGSETLYRDDMSSEELASKIKEVRDVVHELKDVDGNSYSSVPVGTVDSWNVLVDGRAKSTIEASDIVFANAFAYWEGREMHNSSYTFIDDIMQALQTIQTTKGTTDITFFVGETGWATEGGNFGQSYPSISNARLYWKEAICAIRAWGINTIVFEAFDEDWKPVTSGISDVENHWGVFTANRELKYPLDCDFD, encoded by the coding sequence ATGCGTTTTACTATTGCCGCCTCAGCTGCTTTGCTAGCAGCTTCTTCCGTAAATGCTTTAGGTGAACTAGCATTCAATCTAGGAGTTAAGATACATGATGGTACTTGTAAGTACACACAAGACTACCTCGAGGATTTGGATGTTTTAAAACCATACACTGATACCATTAAATTTTATGCTTCTTCTGACTGTAACACTTTGCAGTGGCTGGGCCCAGCTCTTGAGCAGAAGAATTTCAAGGCATTCGTTGGTGTCTGGCCACATGATGATGCGCACTTGGAACTTGAGAAGGCTGCTTTGAGAACCTACTTGCCTCGTATGAAGGTCTCCACTGTCAGGGCTTTCTTGGTTGGTTCCGAAACTCTATACCGTGATGATATGTCATCTGAAGAGTTGGCTTCAAAGATCAAGGAGGTCCGTGACGTTGTTCATGAACTCAAAGATGTCGACGGTAACTCTTACAGCTCCGTCCCAGTCGGTACTGTCGACTCCTGGAATGTTTTGGTTGATGGTCGTGCTAAGTCTACTATCGAAGCTTCCGACATTGTCTTTGCTAACGCTTTTGCTTACTGGGAAGGTCGTGAGATGCACAACTCTTCTTACACATTCATCGATGACATTATGCAAGCTCTTCAAACTATCCAAACTACTAAGGGTACTACTGATATTACTTTCTTCGTTGGAGAAACCGGCTGGGCTACTGAAGGTGGTAATTTTGGACAATCTTACCCATCCATCAGCAACGCAAGATTATACTGGAAAGAAGCTATCTGCGCAATCAGAGCATGGGGTATCAACACCATCGTATTTGAAGCTTTTGACGAAGATTGGAAGCCTGTTACTTCTGGTATTTC